In the Oncorhynchus tshawytscha isolate Ot180627B linkage group LG17, Otsh_v2.0, whole genome shotgun sequence genome, one interval contains:
- the LOC112217071 gene encoding protein mono-ADP-ribosyltransferase PARP12-like isoform X2, translating into MAFHIHIREDVDKREIEITGNTNDAMGYAETLLQTYPFHKIMKEKKEICHGFLFGRCFEGDVCMGVHSTMPYQWEVDNGLGWSCIPENEGIERDYCDPAKTESKVRRLATVSSLDQPEAVLATKWAWYWEEEDECWNVFWSSTMEDLERVYRDPSLGSVFEFTAGRHTYEVNLEDMIQSNKSSHTQRLVRRRPIFKSPRDVQRAICMSNTNSSIVPPYWDQSRLPGNGFEMVLLPSSTAEHKDIKARFEKTAVGFHILTIERVQNLYQWNFYELQRDQMKSSGTSIMEKQLFHGTVSEHVDRICKDNFDWRVCRNNDIPYGKGNYFARDASYYTSQSGVRSMFVCRVLVGDYTVGNSSCRTPPLKETGGSIAYDSCVDNIQEPHVFVVFKKSQIYPEYLITF; encoded by the exons ATGGCTTTCCATATTCATATTCGTGAGGATGTGGACAAACGAGAGATTGAGATCACTGGGAATACCAATGATGCCATGGGATATGCTGAGACTTTGCTACAGACCTACCCATTTCACAAAATCATGAAAG aaaaaaaagaaatttGTCATGGCTTCCTTTTTGGACGTTGCTTTGAAGGAG ATGTGTGTATGGGTGTCCATTCTACTATGCCATATCAATGGGAGGTGGATAATGGACTTGGTTGGTCATGTATCCCAGAGAATGAGGGCATTGAGAGAGACTACTGTGACCCAGCAAAGACCGAGAG CAAAGTTCGGCGACTTGCTACGGTTTCCTCCCTGGACCAACCAGAAGCTGTCCTTGCTACCAAGTGGGCTTGGTACTGGGAAGAAGAGGATGAATGCTGGAACGTATTTTGGTCATCA ACTATGGAGGACCTAGAGAGGGTGTACAGGGATCCCTCTCTTGGCTCAGTGTTTGAGTTCACTGCTGGACGACACACCTATGAAGTCAATTTGGAAG ACATGATCCAGAGTAACAAGAGCTCACACACCCAAAGACTGGTAAGAAGACGTCCGATCTTCAAATCTCCCAGAGATGTTCAGAGAGCAATTTG CATGTCTAATACCAACTCTTCGATTGTGCCACCTTACTGGGACCAGTCTCGATTGCCTGGGAACGGCTTTGAG ATGGTTTTGTTGCCAAGCTCAACAGCTGAACACAAAGATATTAAGGCCCGTTTTGAGAAAACCGCTGTGGGGTTTCACATACTCACCATTGAGAGAGTACAAAACCTTTACCAATGGAACTTCTATGAGCT GCAAAGAGATCAGATGAAATCATCAGGGACAAGCATCATGGAGAAACAGCTTTTCCATGGAACTGTCTCTGAACATGTTGACAGAATTTGCAAAGACAACTTTGACTGGAGAGTATGCAGAAACAATGACATTCCCTATGGAAAAG GAAATTACTTTGCCAGGGATGCTAGTTACTATACCAGCCAGTCCGGAGTGAGGTCCATGTTTGTTTGTCGTGTGCTGGTTGGAGACTACACTGTGGGAAACTCCAGCTGTCGGACACCACCTCTTAAAGAAACAGGAGGATCCATCGCctatgacagctgtgtggacaACATCCAAGAGCCACATGTGTTCGTAGTTTTTAAAAAGTCTCAGATTTACCCTGAATACCTTATAACGTTTTAA
- the LOC112217071 gene encoding protein mono-ADP-ribosyltransferase PARP12-like isoform X1 has protein sequence MAFHIHIREDVDKREIEITGNTNDAMGYAETLLQTYPFHKIMKEKKEICHGFLFGRCFEGDVCMGVHSTMPYQWEVDNGLGWSCIPENEGIERDYCDPAKTESHGIPPVNFILMIRGHSKVRRLATVSSLDQPEAVLATKWAWYWEEEDECWNVFWSSTMEDLERVYRDPSLGSVFEFTAGRHTYEVNLEDMIQSNKSSHTQRLVRRRPIFKSPRDVQRAICMSNTNSSIVPPYWDQSRLPGNGFEMVLLPSSTAEHKDIKARFEKTAVGFHILTIERVQNLYQWNFYELQRDQMKSSGTSIMEKQLFHGTVSEHVDRICKDNFDWRVCRNNDIPYGKGNYFARDASYYTSQSGVRSMFVCRVLVGDYTVGNSSCRTPPLKETGGSIAYDSCVDNIQEPHVFVVFKKSQIYPEYLITF, from the exons ATGGCTTTCCATATTCATATTCGTGAGGATGTGGACAAACGAGAGATTGAGATCACTGGGAATACCAATGATGCCATGGGATATGCTGAGACTTTGCTACAGACCTACCCATTTCACAAAATCATGAAAG aaaaaaaagaaatttGTCATGGCTTCCTTTTTGGACGTTGCTTTGAAGGAG ATGTGTGTATGGGTGTCCATTCTACTATGCCATATCAATGGGAGGTGGATAATGGACTTGGTTGGTCATGTATCCCAGAGAATGAGGGCATTGAGAGAGACTACTGTGACCCAGCAAAGACCGAGAG CCATGGAATACCACCGGTGAACTTTATCCTCATGATCCGCGGTCACAGCAAAGTTCGGCGACTTGCTACGGTTTCCTCCCTGGACCAACCAGAAGCTGTCCTTGCTACCAAGTGGGCTTGGTACTGGGAAGAAGAGGATGAATGCTGGAACGTATTTTGGTCATCA ACTATGGAGGACCTAGAGAGGGTGTACAGGGATCCCTCTCTTGGCTCAGTGTTTGAGTTCACTGCTGGACGACACACCTATGAAGTCAATTTGGAAG ACATGATCCAGAGTAACAAGAGCTCACACACCCAAAGACTGGTAAGAAGACGTCCGATCTTCAAATCTCCCAGAGATGTTCAGAGAGCAATTTG CATGTCTAATACCAACTCTTCGATTGTGCCACCTTACTGGGACCAGTCTCGATTGCCTGGGAACGGCTTTGAG ATGGTTTTGTTGCCAAGCTCAACAGCTGAACACAAAGATATTAAGGCCCGTTTTGAGAAAACCGCTGTGGGGTTTCACATACTCACCATTGAGAGAGTACAAAACCTTTACCAATGGAACTTCTATGAGCT GCAAAGAGATCAGATGAAATCATCAGGGACAAGCATCATGGAGAAACAGCTTTTCCATGGAACTGTCTCTGAACATGTTGACAGAATTTGCAAAGACAACTTTGACTGGAGAGTATGCAGAAACAATGACATTCCCTATGGAAAAG GAAATTACTTTGCCAGGGATGCTAGTTACTATACCAGCCAGTCCGGAGTGAGGTCCATGTTTGTTTGTCGTGTGCTGGTTGGAGACTACACTGTGGGAAACTCCAGCTGTCGGACACCACCTCTTAAAGAAACAGGAGGATCCATCGCctatgacagctgtgtggacaACATCCAAGAGCCACATGTGTTCGTAGTTTTTAAAAAGTCTCAGATTTACCCTGAATACCTTATAACGTTTTAA